From Zea mays cultivar B73 chromosome 3, Zm-B73-REFERENCE-NAM-5.0, whole genome shotgun sequence:
TTTTAGTGGATTTAGTGAAGATTATGAGTGTAGTGGTAATTTGGTTGGGTGGATTTTGAAAAGATTAAACTAatggattatatagtggtatatatatatatatagacaagATTTAAAGAAAAGTTCTACATAGTTACATATATATAATTCTTTATTTTTGATGTCAGGAAATCCCTTGAAGATTATTCTGTTGAATTGGAGAAAGTTGCTCACTCCATTGTAACAGCCATAGGAAAAATTCTGAATATTGACCCAGAACTGATGAGTGATAAATATGCCGTGCAAGTTCTAAGGATGAATTACTACCCTCCGTGCACGTCGATGCCCGAAAAGGTTTTGGGGTTTTCGCCTCATTCAGATGCATCTTTTCTTACAATCCTTTCGCAAGTTAATTCAGTGGAAGGCCTCCAAATAAGAAGGCATGGTGCATGGGTCCCAGTGAAACCACACCCTGAAGCATTATTGGTGAATGTTGGAGATCTCCTTGAGGTAAACCAACTTTTAGCTGTCAAGTAATAACACATGCAATTCAAAACTTTTACTTGTCAACAAATTAAATGCCATCACTAGATTTATGTGGCATTGAGGTAAACACAATAAGTATATAAGTCGTAATGAATCTAATAATTTTACTTTTATGCCATAAAATTTCATGAAACATCTACCATAATAGGGTTAAAATTGATAATGATTAACTTAGAACAAACACAAAAAGATAAATTCATGTGGATAGAGTAAGTAGCTTACAAACGACTCATGCTTCGTGTGTATCTGCCAATGAACACAAGTGTGATTTGGTCGAAAGCCAAAAGATAAAACAATTAAACAACCATATTGGAAGTAGCTTCAGATAAGCAAAATCTAACTGTATTTGTattaaaataaaaaaattatGGATGTATGATCTTACTAACATCTATTGACTATCTTTTGAGGATTAGCGTTGGTGCCTTTCTAGGCCAAATACTAACGGTCCCTAGGGCGCACGTGACGTGCAGGACTTCAGAGCCTCTCTGCTGGTTCACGGACTGTCCACGTGGAGGTGGCAGACTATACCATGACGGTGCAGAGTGCTCTTGGAAGAACCTAGATCCTGTCTCACAGGAGAGACCTTGTCGGGGAGGAGAAATTCTAGTGTTGCTTTGGACTCGATaggccacctgaagcgtcccaagTCGATGTAGAGCTGAAGAGGTGAAAATTAAGGATAGGGAAACTACAACTAGAGCTAAAACTAAATCTAAGCTAAGGATAAAAAAGAACATAAAGTATAACTGATTTTTGGCTCGATTGATGGTCTTTCAATGGGTCTTATCCCTTTGTATTTGTAGGGGAGCTTTAGACCTTTTTTTCTAGGCGAAGCCCAATAAAATCCCACAAGAAACCTAGATAATCTCCCGAGAAATCAAGACACTAGCCCAAACTCATATAATCTTGGACCTTccctaccggactgtccggcagtAACAATGCTACTAAATTAGGTGTTCAATAATTGCATAACCTAAATTACGGGCATGGCTAGATGATTCCAAATATATTTTTTTTCCTCACATCTTGGCCAGTAGTCAGATTAAATCTAAGCTGATGCAGATAGACCCCCCATATTTCCTCATTAATTAATTCCAGTTTAATTATCATCACTTGCAGATTATGACGAACGGAAAATTCAAGAGTATTGAGCACAGGGTCATGATTAATGCTCGCAAGGAACGATTGTCGGTGTCTGCATTCCACAATCCAAAGTTTGATGGGGTGGTTGCCCCGGTTACGGTGACTCCAACAGAAAAGCTTTTGTACAGGACTGTGAAAGTGGAAGATTATATTAAGCATCACTTGTCAAACAAACTAGATGGAAAACGAGCATTGGATCATGTGAAGACGTTCTAGTACGAACCTATATGAGAAACACAGACATGCATGCATGTAATGCCACCAATCATCGTGACTCTCCTTTTTCCTATTCAATAAACATCGTGTTTACACCCCTACGTCTCAAAATACATGATGTTTTTAGCTCTTAGACATCTTGTTTGATTGTTTGTCGCATTTAATTTTTTTATATAAATAGTATTTATTTTGTTATAGTTATTTTATTATCAGTGATACTTTAATAAGATTTTATTTGGTTTACTATTTAATTTTGAATATCGAACTGATATAGAGAAGGAAGTTTTAGACGGTTGGTGTTCGACAGCATGTCCGTAGTTACCAAAGCTGGTCGAATTCGCCCATGTCACCATGTGGCAACCTGTAAGACCTAGTACGTTAGTTCGCACGCACATCAGTTTAAGGATTAAAAAAGACAAAAGTAGGCGGCAAAGTTCTTTCTCATTTTTATTTCTACAGTCTATTTTATCACCGTAAATAAAACTAAAGAGCTTATTTAGATACTAGAGTTAATTACTAGGTAGCTAACAAACTAGCTAGTTCTACTGCATCCAAAGAGCAAAGCTAATAGGTGGAACTAATTGTTTAACTATATTTTTAACTAGTTGTTAGCCAACTATATCTAGTTAACTATAACTAATTTGAATTAATTTTTAGATCTCAAACGCACCCTATATATATTTGGAATAACCAGAATTAAATGCTGCAAGAAATTCAATGGAGACGAGTAGGAACCCGGATCTTATTAAGTGGGGTTGCAGATGCAAAACGAACATAGTTAATTGTCATCGTTTGCAAAACATAAAAATATCAAGTTAATAAGGATGAAAGTGGATAACCGAATTGTTAGAACAATTTTAATATTATAAAATaaatatgtataaaatttgatgcTGACCTTTTCTTATATTGTCGAGCACATTATTACAAAAAAGAATATTTTTTGTATAAATTGTTGTATGCATTATTTGCTTACTAGAACAAAAAATGTAAAAAGACATCCGAATTTGTATCCCAACTTTATATCTATCATTTAAGAAGATATATAATAAATTTGAGGTTTATCTTTTATAAATTTTTATAAGATCAATGTTAATGTATTTACATTACaattctatatcctatttatttaCAATTAAAgaaaaaaggcaaaccgaataagCATCCATTTTTTACGGTTTTCATCTCTTGAACTAAGCACCGGCTCACTGCCGTTGGACGCCTATTCTGCTAACTTGCTCAATATCCTCACAATTGAACTCAACGTATTGCAGATTAAATAACCTATAAATTCTATTTATTCAATTGAAAATTTTAAATAGAGAGGTTTGGATCTCGACATAGGAACTGGCTAATTAGGGAAATTAGAAAAACTGTTAGAAAAAATATATCAATGTATGTTTGTTCTTTGATGATGGTGTAGAGAAGACGTCGACGTTGAACACCGTCTTGTTCTTAACGACGACGTGAAACGCCCACGTCACGAGTAGGCGGATGAGCCGTGGCAACGAGGTTGAAAATGACGAGGCGGAAGCGATCTAGCAGTTATAGAGCGCTTCCTAAAATCCTTATTCAACCTCTCCGGGTGTACTATCGTTGAGGACGACGGCTCTAGAAACAAGCTCTCCTATTCACAGGTACACACCAACGATAGAGATGGAGTAGAGTACACGACAGCGCAATAGGAAGGAAGAGGCGAGACTACATGTGTTGGTTGTATTTGATGGCAGCACCCGTAGGTAAGCATTTATAGGAGAAAAATTCGCGTTTGGTTCCAAAAGAATCTATAACAGATAAGAATATGTTAATCTACATCAAATAACGATCATACCATATAAGCATTTGTTGTTCTGATCCGCACATGATAATCCTTATCTGATAAGGATTTCGAAATAAGCTTATCAAATAACAATTCTAGAATAAGCGGCAAAAGCTTATCAAATAACGATTCTAGAATAAGCGGCAAAAACTAAACTGCAAAAGGAAGCCACAGTCTAGGCTTGGACCATAAACTCGATAGACCATTGACGCACATGTTGTGCGCCAGCGCCCTGCCCTGCCCGGCCCTGCCAAGTGAGGCGAGGAGAGGCGAGCACACACGTTTGTTCTTCATTCTATCTTTCACCCAACACATGTAAGAACATGGAGATGACTCAACTATTTAAGTTGGGTTCCCTCCACCTCAACTAACAATGTGGGACTAATGTTGCCACACTCCTATAATTGTTGCCATGCAACTCTTCATTAACGGGCCTTTAAGATTTTTCCTAAGAATTATTCAGAAATTACAATGGGCTTGGCCTAATAATTCTAATGATACCCCACTACATCTCAAAGTCCCATCATGACTTTTCTCCAACCCACTAATGTTTAATACactagtgtttcgatggagacattTAAGTTGAACTTCCACCTAGAATAGAAAGCTACGCTCCTTCACAACTTGAGTAACGGACTAAACCTTGAATTGCAAATTTTGTGCAAACAAGTTTCACTTACGGTAAACTAATACTTGACCTCAAGTAGGCTACTTTGTTGTTTGGAGCATATAGGTTGTACTCCCTGGTCTCCTCATGAGGTTAATAGAGATCACTCAAatctcataaactgtgactatCTAACAGTCAGGCTCACATATGTGTAttctttcaagaacattcaggacAACATAATACATTAAGACTATTGCCAGCCTGTCATACAAGAATTGAGAGTATTGCATTCATCTTGAGTTAGTTAAATAGGTTACTCTCATGCTAACATCTAGTTTGTTCTTCCCAGATCCTAATTCATGTGATCTTTGATCGCATAGGTTGGTAACCACTAGTGAATAGCTTATACTAGTCTCAAACCCATCTCCTTGATGTTGCTCCTATCACATTACATGTTAGCCTCTTAGTGAAAAGATCAGCCAAATTTTCTTAGTGTGTATATAATCCACGATAATAACTCTAGAGTTTCTCATTTTTTCTAACTGATTTTAATCGTCTCTTGATGTGTCTTTATGACTTCATATTGTCCTTAGAACTGTCGACCTTGGCAATCACCATTTGATTATCATAGTTCATAAGAATTATCAACAATTGTCAGTGTTtagagtccgaccgcacacccagggttacccttgcggtgcttttgggtaggacgatgttgttgactgtaactcaatggttcatgtgagatgcacgagagacgacaggcaattttctacaggttcgggccgcttgaaaAGGCGTAATACCTACTTCCTggggtggatctttatgtggtaggttacaagggAAGTCTCCGGAATGGAGAAAGACTAGTGAGATAGGTAGATGAATGATTGTAAATGTTGGagtaccccctaggccttatatattcgaccgtggggcactacatgcgtaTGTGATAATGATGTATatcctaaataatagtgaaccgactgcactgatcttcctataatcttgccgacttatccctaaCCCGTCCCGATATTCAAGGGCGCTGTATGCGGGGAAATCGGGTGGATGCTAAGGACAGCGTTCACGTCTGACAGGGTGGTTGGGCCTGAGTCTGCTTCTTTCTCATGTCGGCCCACTTCGCTAGTAGTTCTCTCCTGGCCcatgaagggatggccttgcgaggtaataggcccaaagcctctcgcgaggccttcttgccttctagtggacccaggggatatctgtcccccacaagcccccaaactttgagttgattttgaaataatcaacccaaagattctaggtccggcTCGTATGTTTATTATGTGATTTCCATTCTGCTAATGGGTGCACCGAAAGTGCACCCACGGGGGTGTAGCTCTTAAACTTTGAGTGGCTCATTAAAAATAATTATCTCAAAGGTCTTCCTCTTATGCTTTGGAGATCAATGCCTTGTCATcatattatgctttagaaatcagaatTTCGTCTTCTGGGACTAAGAATCTATTGGGTGCATCGAAGGTGcatccaatgggtgtagcccccgagctttgattgGATTTTTgagaataatccactcaaaggtctataTCTTGTGCTTTAGAAACCAGCATTCTGTCATcatattatgctttagaaatcagcatattGTCTTCTGGGACTAagaatctattgggtgcaccgaaggtgcacccaatgggtgtagcccccgagctttgagtggaattttgagaataatccactcaaaggtctataTCTTGTGCTTTAGAAACGAGCATTCTGTCATCAACTTATGCTTTAAAAATCAGCATTTCGTCTTCTGGGACTAagaatctattgggtgcaccaaaggtgcacccaatgggtgtagcccccgagctttgagtggatttttgaaaataatccactcgaagttcTATATCTTGTGCTTTAGAAACCAGCATTCTGTCATcaacttatgctttagaaatcagcatttcatCTTCATCTCATGTTCTTGCGTTATCTATCCATgccttgttaggtttgaaatttatttggttGGTGACAGATTGGACGTCTAGCAGATGGCTCTCGGCTTGACATCACCCCGCTCTGTGCTTCAATGCCTGTGCTGATTAGACTTGCGGTTCAATAGCTATACTTGGACTTCTTCTCATCTCAGCCGATCTCTTCCTTTTGTCTcagtacattcattgcgtatactgtgtgGATATGACTTCTTCAGAAAATCTTTTTGAAAATTCTTGGCaacacacccaatgggtgtgcccaaggggtgtcttggtacgcagagcgtttagcctactgtcctggagtagtaacttgatgtgaccgtggGGTGTAATCATATTGCCTGAGCAGTTGACCTTGGTCCAAATGATGTCGTGTTACGAGAAGCGGCGCCTAttgcctgactcattttcaggtggcttgaattgcttattaaatacttgcgactgttcggcGAGCGTGGTAGGAAGTGTACAGTCACCCCggcctctataaatagcctgcttgcaccgttgttctcttcactcatccttcgatcatctgttgttttcttcttcctttctcttcttctccaacCAACCATGGGTAGAGGTAGGAGGGGTCGTGGTTGGCCTCGCCGTGGCgaaaacaagcgcaagcgtgcccTGAGTCCCCCCTCGGAGGACTTTGGGGACTCAGAGTACTCGAAGGAGGCATCCTCCGAGTCAGACCGCTCGCCCGCTCTGGCTTCTCCCCTTGCGTCATCCGAGGACTCGGATGATTCCATGGGGCTCTCCACCGCGGCTCGACGCGTACTGGCGTTccatcgagcgcgccgggctcggtgGGTCGGATGAGTCGGGGGTCTCCTCGGATGAGGCGGACTCCTCCGACTCTTCCGAGGAGTGGAGCGGTAGTGACGGTGACGACGACAGTGGCGACAACAGTGGTGAGGGCGACGACGGTGAGGGCGATGATGGTGAGGGCGAcagtggcgacgacgacgacgacagcaAGGGCGACAGTGAGGGCGACGACGGTAGCGGCAGCGGCGAAGGCGACGACGGTGGTGACGGTGGCGGCAAGAGTGACGGTGGTGACGACGACGGCAAGgacggcagcggcgacaaggccAGTGGCATAACACCActggtttaaatattagtatagatagttagcagtagtagtagcagtagaataatgtagtggtagttagtagtgtagtgtagtgtaagtagtaaggtagtgtaatgtaatgtagtaaccaGGGTGAAAGAGGCTAACTCATAATGTGTCGGCTTCGAGTTTGTGTAACCCCCTCCAATATGAATCAAGAAATTAGTTGCTTCAAATGATCACTGTTTGGCTGCTTTTCTGTTTGCGCGCTCGGAAGTTTGTCCATATGCCTGACACTACTAGCATTTTAGAGGTATCCGCCGAGTGATGCATGAGGTTAGGGCTGGACATTCGGTTTTTTTTTCTAAACTTCGGTTCGAtttttcggttttaaaaaacttcggttttacagacattagaaaccgatcggttttctagaaaatgaaaaccgagaagttcggtttcggttttttacttcggtttttcAGTAAAAACTGAATACCAAACTTATATTTAAGACAATACATACAACAAGTTTACATGATAGATTACACGTaatttttaaaaataaaaaatttataggtacaaatatttagagatacatcatacatcacaaacaaataagtgaataacaatttaattgtaTCACATatttagttcacataatcgaatagtcaaatttgataattgataaagtttggtattcggttcggtatacggtaaaaaccgattacgataccgaaaaccGAACTTCTTATATACAAAAATCaaaaccgaaccgaactaccGAAAAAGCCGAAATTTtggttcggttcggttcggttttcggtttatggtaaaaaAGTGCCCACCCCTACATGAGGTTTTTGCTTCTCCAAGTGGTGATCTGGCACTTTAGAGATAGTGCCCGACCCAAGAAACCCCATTTATACCCGTGTCGACGTGCCTTTTTGatttctgagccctaacttcacttTTTCCATTTAGCCACTCTCCTGCTTCCCTGAGATTCCGAGCTCGCTCGTCCTGCCGGAAAGATCACGATGGCCCCCAAGCGAAAGAGGCAGAGCACCGCTGCTGCAATCATCCCGCCCATCGACCCCAATAGCCAGCTCCCATTCGCTGGTAACCACATGTCTATCATCTCTGAATCTgaccttcttcatctttttgAAATTGAGGTTTTGcttccgaaggagctctgttcttggcggatctacCGCAgtgtcactgttccgacagaggacacTCATGAATCTGTCGTTTACGTTCCATTTCTCATCCGCGGGCTTGCTCTTCCCATCtccccctttttccgcggcctccttgtttTTATGAGTTGAATCTGACGCATTTGAACCCTAACTCAATTCTGCAAGTTGCCATTTTCGTACATCTGTGCGAGGCTTTTCTTGGAATTCTCCCCCACTTCGGACTCTGGAAGTATCTTTATCACTGTTGGCCCGGGATGGCTAGGGGACAACATCAGCTTATTGGCGGCACAAGTTTAGAGCTTCGCCGGGGGAAGGAAAGTGGAGTACCTCGATATTCCCCTTAAGGACAGTATTAAAGGATGACACCTTGAGTGGTTCATCGTGGAAAACCACTGCAAATCTCTCCCCCTCGGTCGGGGAGGCACCAGATGTTCGCACACCTAGCTGGGAAGAATCTCCTACTTTTTCAAAGATAACAGAGGCCAAAGTATTACTTGCTGAGATCTGCTTGCTGAAAGatgggggtctgactgctgaagctgtggttgctgactttgttttAAAAAACATTCAACCCTTGAAGGATAGAATTTACCCCGCTTACTTATATAGCGGCATCAATGATTCCACCCGGGTTACAAACAGGAGGATTCCCAATGAAGATTTGCTGAGCCAACTGGACATGATTCTGAGGGGCAGAATCTCGAATGCTGGTGCTCCTATAGCCTATTCTGCATGGAACCTGCCACCAAATAGGTCATTCTTTGAATTTGTCTCCAACCCTCCTGCTCGTGATGGTAGCCCGTGtcatagagtgcgaccctctcatgAGGCCATTGAGGCCTTGATTGCTCCACTTCGAAGTCTTCCCGAGGCTGAGAGGTAAACTCACTTTGAGATGCCAGTCAGCACTGATGATGCTGAGATGGATGTCGTGCTTAGCCTGCTGGCCGAGGAATCGTTCGGCTCTACCCGCACTGAGCCAATGGCCATCACGACTGGGCAAGAATTTGGCGAAGACGTGGAGATTCAGAAACCTGAAGGTGCCCGCCCAAAGCATTCACACTGAGTGAACCACGCGACTGCACCTgttgaggagaaaaagaaaaagaggtgACTTCGGCGACTATCGTGCTTGGATCAGGATGCTGGTCCTTCTGTACCGATCCCTGACGAAGTCCCGGTGGACACCATTCCCAGGGCTGATGCCAAAAGCTGTGATAGTGTGTAGGCTGCTGGCGGCATGTTTGACGAGgatgaagaggaggaagaagaagagatctCGCTGGTCCACAAGAACAACCGTTACTATAGAGGCAGCGACGGGGGTAGCGACATTCTCTCCCCAGCTCTATCGGCACTTGTCAGTCTTCAGGGGCTTTCGATATCAGATTTTGATCAAGCACTGGAAGAGGTCATGCCTGAAGACATACTATCGAAGCCAACTGAGGCTAATATCCCAGTCGTCTGTTCAGAGGTTCCATATGGTGGGTTTCATTGCTTGATTCTGCCGGGCAAGAGGTAACCCGGGCGGTGTCCCGCGCATCGTCGACCTTGGAGGGCAGTCTTCCATGCAAAGACACTGATCCGAGTTACCCAACTCCCATCGAGGTGGCTGAGGGGCCTTCAGCCTTAGAAGTGGCTACTGCAAAGGACCCAACCCTCGAGGGTGGCACTGGCAGCtacccagccctcgagggtgttgCTGGTAGCGATCCATCCCTTGTGGGTAGTTCTAGTCGTaatccagcccccgaggatgttcaGGCATGCTCTCTTTCTGATGCTTCCATGGATGTCCACATTAGGTCATCCCCAATTCGGTCCGAGGGGGTGACAGTAGCACATGCTTCTACGACCTTAACTGGccaagtcgccttagaggtcagcGAGCCAGACGCCAGGAACCTGCTGTCTGCTGGTGGGGTCGAGGTCACCCCGGGTAGTGCTCTCGAGATTGTTCCTACTGATCTTCCCTCGTCAAGCCATGCATCAGCTCTTCCTGCCTTGGGTCTTACACTATTCCTTTCTAATCTCCAGGTGAATTGGCGTTTTGCTCTATATTGTTCATACTAGCGAATTATTTTTCTTCTGTTCATTTGTCTATGACCGCAAGATTTTGTTGACAGAGTATCCAC
This genomic window contains:
- the LOC103652111 gene encoding S-norcoclaurine synthase 1, with amino-acid sequence MASESRISQVATTIPVRNVQDLAAYDAGELTADALERYIRPDIDKDAVLYEHSGELPVVDLGRLNPQHWEEEAAAKLRYACEEWGFFQVLSHGVPEEVMVNIKRDIQEFFELPLDVKNAYAQTPGDLQGYGQAYVVSNDQKLDWADMFCIISQPPPARDMKHWPTQPLTFRKSLEDYSVELEKVAHSIVTAIGKILNIDPELMSDKYAVQVLRMNYYPPCTSMPEKVLGFSPHSDASFLTILSQVNSVEGLQIRRHGAWVPVKPHPEALLVNVGDLLEIMTNGKFKSIEHRVMINARKERLSVSAFHNPKFDGVVAPVTVTPTEKLLYRTVKVEDYIKHHLSNKLDGKRALDHVKTF